Sequence from the Hamadaea flava genome:
ACCCACGCTGAGGCGCACTTGGTTTTTGAAGAAGGGTGGCGCAAGTTCGAAGACAAGCTCGCCGACGAGGATCCTGACCTCGTGCAGTGGTCTCGTCCCTCAATGGTTTAGGGGGACCCTTCGGCATTGGGCTGCTGATACCTCAGTCGCGTTCATAGGGGATCAGCAGCTTACCCGGCCGCACGTCCATGTCGAGCTGAACGATGGGCCGACACCGACTTCATCGGCTCCGTTGCATTGGCCATTGGCAAGATCGAGGGAGACTTGAGCGGTGAACTCATCGACCCGTCCGCGCACCTGTTCGCTACCGAAGTCGGCGTTTGCCGGGTTCCGGTTCCCGGCCGAGGTGATCGTGGTCGCAGTCCGCTGGTACCTGCGGTTCAATCTCTCCTATCGCGACGTTGAGGAACTGCTGCTCGAACGCGGCGTCGAGGTCGATCACGTGACCGTGTTCCGGTGGGTGCAGCGGTTCATCCCGCTACTGGCCGACGCCGCCCGATTCGGCCGGCACTCGCCAAGCGACAGGTGGTTCGTCGACGAGACCTACGTCAAAGTCCACGGGGTGTGGCGATACGTGTACCGCGCGGTCGACCAGCAAGGGCAGATCATCGACGTGCTGGTCTCGGACCGCCGGGACGCCGCCGCGGCCCGTAAGCTCTTCCACCGTGCGCTGTCCACGCTGAAGGTCACGCCCACCGAAGTGGTCACCGACGCCGCCGCGGTCTACCCAGCCGTGCTCGAAGAGCTGATCCCGTCGGCGTGGCACCACGTCGAGCGGTACGCCAACAACCCGATCGAGGCTGATCACAGCCAGCTCAAACACCGGCTGCGACCGATGCGCGGGCTACGAACGGACAAGACCGCACAAGTGATCATCGCCGGACACGCCTTCATGCAGAACCTGCGCCGCGGACATTACGAACTCACCGCCGACAGCTCGTCCGCTCTCCCGGTCGCCGCTGCGTTCACCGAACTCGCCCAAGCGATCTGACCGGCGACCCCGAGGGTTCACCACGTCCACCGATCCCACAACGCAACGGCCCCCCCGATGGGCTTGAGGCTGGCGCAGACGGAGGCTGGTCCAGCGGTTCGATGATGAGCGCGCCGTCGGTGGTGCAACGGGCGAGCATGATGTGGTCGTCGTCGTTGTACACCGCGCACGTGCCGTCCGGCAGCGGCTCTGGTATGACACGTCGGGCTTCGACGTCCCAGCGCCCCAGTCCTTCGCCGACGCTGCTCTCGGTGATGACATAGACGAGGACGGTGTGGCCTGACCGGTCCTGATAGGTGTGCAGCAGGTGCGACATCGGGGTCATCTGGTCGCCGGACCAGATCAGCTCGCCGGTGCCGGCGTCCCAGTAGTGCACGACACCGTCGAGGTCGAACCCGACGAGGATGTGCTGCCCGGCATTGGCGCGGACGACGGTCAAACCGCTCATATGGTCAAGGCCGCTGGCAAGTGGTTCGCCCATCGGTTGGCCGGTCGCCGCGTCCCAGCGGCGTACCTGTCCGGCTTCGCAGCCGGAGAACAGCGTCGCGACACCGTCCACCACTGCGGCGGCCACCACCTTCACGCTGATGGGATGGCCAGCCGACGGTTCTCCCAGCGATCGGCCGGTCGCAGCGTCCCACCGATACACAAGCCAGTCATGCCCAGCACCAGCGATCACGATTCGCCCATCGGGCAAGGTCACCGCTGCCACATCCCAGATCGTCATCGGCGTCTCATCCGGCGTCGGGTCGTGGACAGTCAATCGGGGTGCGGCCACACGGACGATGCCGTCCTCATCGGCTCCCACGACCACTGTGCTGCCGTCGGCAAGCCCGGCGACGGCAACACCGAACCAACCCATACGTCTGAGGACGCCTAACAGCTGTCCCGTACGTACATCAAAGCTAGCGATTCGGCTGCGGGTTTCGACTACCAGCGTGATCTGTTCGCGGCCGATGCGTACGACGTCGACACGATTAGGGTTCCCGGCGTGCGGATGCACCACGGGCGCGACTTGCCGGCCGGTGACCAGGTCGAACTGCTGCACGCGTGTGTCCTCCGTTGCCGCCAGCAGCATCGGCCCTCCGTTCTCCTGGTGGACGGTGGTGAGCGCGCTGACGCGGTCGCCCACGGCGATCGGGTCACCAGTTGGTTCGCCGGTCAACGGATCCCACCGGTGCACGGTGTCGACGACCGCAGCAGCGAGCAGCCCACCGGCATACGTGACATCGCCGGGAAACCACGGCTGTCCCGGCGCCGGCTGCCAACCCGTGCTCAAGCTCTTCGTTACTCGCCGTCCGGTCGACAGATCCCCAACGTGGATGTTGCCGCTGGCGCTGGCGACGCCGACCAATCCGGGCCCGACTGAGAACACGGCAACTGGGATACCGCATTTCGCCAGCGGTGTACCCACAGGTTGGCGGGTGACCGGATCCCAGGCTTTCACGAGCCCATCCGCTGCGCCGCTGACCAATACCGGGCCGGCGCCGCCGCCGTCGACCACAGCGAGGGACCAGATCGGCTGATCGTGTACCGGCCAGGGCTCGCCGGTGGGCTTACCGTCTACGGCGTTCCAGCTCCGCAGGTAGCCGTCGTCGCAGCCAACCACCATCACCGGACCCGGCGAACCGGCGACCACGGCCATCGGCAGGCGCGACGGCATGCCACGCATCGCCCAGTCCGTGATCGGCGTCCCGATCGGTTCGCCGGTCGTCTGATTCCACCGCCACAAGCCGTAGCCGGCCGACCCGCCGACCACCAAGGGGCCGTCCGGCGAATCGGCGATCGCAACAGCGGTAGGACCACCGAACGACGTCTGCGGAGCAAACATTGTCCCCGACGAAGGGCCTTTTGACGGGTCCCACAGCCGGACAGTGCCCTCAGCCACAGACAGGCACTGCGACCGGTGTCCGAGCATCGCAGTCACGACGATCGGTGTTGCGTCAGGGATCCGCATGAGCGAGCAGCATACGGCCCGGCCGACGTACAGGTGTTCCCCTGACCGCGGGGCAACGGCGCCCGGAGGTTAGCGGTCGACCACCCAGACCGTGCCGTCTGGCGCCGCCCCTGTCACGACGATGGAGGCGACGATCCTGAGCCTCTGCAAGGGGGACGGTGTCCTCGTCGGGGTACTCGTCGTGCTGCCCATTGGCCAGCACATATCCGCCGCTGTAACCCTGGGCGCCAGGTGTGGCGGCGTGCTCGCCTTCGTCAGACTCGTACCCTCGCAGGATCACCATCGCGCGCTGGGTGTTGGTCGCCAACGTCAGAGATCGCCCCGACGTGCTGGCCAGCGACATCTCAAGCTGCCCGTCCGCGATCCGGGCCCGGACCCGCTCAGGCAGCTGCGTCGGCGGCCCAGCCGGCTCGCCATCGATTGTCCAAGACTCGGTCACGTCGGAAACCATCTCACGCTGGCCTGCTGACCCTGCTTCCCGGACGGGCGGCCTTGATCAACCTGCGGCTTCCGGTGCTCGTGGAGAACACCGCACTCGGGTCGCCTACGCGATCGCGATGCCGCTCGATGACCACGTCAGCAGGACTTGTCCTGCACGGTGATTTGACGGCCTTTAACCTTACCGTCGCGGACCTGCACACCGACGAAGTCGCGACCGGCAAAGAGTCAGTCCTGGTGCGCAGAGAGGCGCCGCAAATGTTGGGGGTCGCCAACACGCCTAAGGTCGGCCGGCGTCTAGCTACCAGGACGGATCGTCGATCATCGACGTAAATATTGGGGCGCATGTTGAGAAAAGACTTCAACGTCATGTACTGGCAGCCTGAGGACGGCCCATGGTCGGACACTGCCCGAGCGATCCAGACTGGATCGGCTACTTCGACGCCGCCGAATACTGTACGCAAGCAGGATCGTGCTACCTCGACCTACGAAAGTCTGAGACCGCCGACCAGTGGTTCGCTCAGGCGCTGAAGGCGATGCCTGCCGACAAGGGGTGCGACCGCGCCACTCACCTGCTACGCCGTGCCGAAACCGCCGTCCGCAGCGGCATTTTCCTCGCCGCGGGCACATTCGCATGGGAGGCCAAGCCGCTGATGAAGACCGCACGAGCCGCCCGCAACGACGGCCGCCTGCGCGATCTCCAATGGAGCCTTCGCCGGCGCGGACCACGCGGCCGCGAACTGACCAACCGGCTCAGCCGCGGATGACCACCGCCTCCCGTCGGGTCGGGTTGGTTACCGGCGCCAACCGCGGCCTCGGATACGCCCTGTGCAGGGCACTTGCCCAGCAGGGCAAAAAGGTCTACCTGTCTGGACGCGACGCTGCGTTCGTCACCCAGGCCGCCGCCACTCTCGCGGCCGAAGGACTGCCCATCCGCCCGGTGACCTTCGACGTCACATCCGAAGCCTCCGTCAACACTGCGGTCGACCAGATTATGGCGCAGCACGAGCGGATCGACGTCCTCATCTACAACGCGGGCATCGTCGGAGACGCCGGGCAGAAGGCCCCCCACCCCGACTTCCAGCGCGTCGAGCAGATCGTCGACACCAACCTCATGGGGGCATGGCGGTGCGTCGCCGCGGCCGCCCCGTACATGATCGCCGCAGGCTACGGCCGCATCGTCACCATCTCCAGCCGTCTCGCCGCCACCACCGCGACCCGGTGCCAACGGGGGAGTCAGCTACCGCGTCGCCAAAAGCGGCCTCAACACGCTGACCCGGGTACTGGCTGCCGAACTCGACGGCACCGGCGTACTCGTCAACGCCGTCGCGCCCCCACCCATCCAGACCCGCATGGCGCTCCCCGGCATCGAGACGATCACCGCCGAGGCAGCCGCCACCGACACCGTATGGCTGGCGACGCTTCCAGACGACGGGCCCAGCGGGGACCTGTGGACCGGTCGCCGAGAGAAGCCGTGGTAGCGGGTACCCAACGTCGCGTCTTTGGTGTGGTTGTGACGGTCGTGTTAGTGATCACGCAATGACTGGCCCGGCCGGGGGCAGCGGCACGATATCGGCACCGGTCGCCTGCAGAGCCAGATGCCATCGATCGAGTGCGGGCTGGATCGGGCTGATGTAGACGTACTGAGGGTCTTCTGAAGTCGAGTCGGAGCAGGTTCCGTCGTCCTTGCTGTGGTTGCCGCCGGTGATCGTTCCCACCGCGAGGACCAGCCCAGGCTGGACGGGATCCACCACGAACGCCGGCCCGCCGCTGTCCCCGTGGCATGCGCCCACCGTTCCGGCTGGCACCTTGACCTTGATCATGCCCTTGAACTTCAGGTAGTCCGTCTGAAGAGCGACGATTTCGAGTCCGCATCGAACACCGGTGACTGCCCCGGACGCGCACAAGCTCTGACCGACACGCAGATCACGGGCGACGCCCGACGCGTACTTGACGAAGCGGCCGCCGGTGGGACCGTCTGCTACTCGCGGGTCAGCCGGGGCGGCGATGAGCCCAACATCGCTAGCAGCGTCGACGTCGGCGAACGTTCCGAACTTGCTGGAGTCATCAACGCCGCCGTTCAGGAACCCGCCTTCCTTGCCGTAGACCGCTCCCCCCGATGTGAGTACGCAGTGCCCAGCGGTCACGAGGTAACTGCGATCACCGGGACCTGTGACAGCAAATCCGGTAGTGCATTCTCCTCGAGCGTAGGTGATCCCTGAGCCGACCTCGGCGTAATAGAGCTGACCTGCGTAGTTACTGGTTGACGTCGTGGGCGTGTTGGTGGTGTCGGTGTGCAGGCGACCGAGAGGGTTGGTGGCGGCGCACGGTTCGACCTGGGTGTTGATGTCAGCGCCGGTGTCCAGCCAGACGTCGGCGATCCAGCCAGCCTCGTTGCCGGCGCTGTCGGTGACCCGATCCCAGTAGGGGTTGGTTCCGCCCGCTCCGGCGACCTGGTGATCGCCGACCCGGTAGCAGGTGACGGTGTAGACGCTGGCTGCGGTGGCGGTGCCGATGACCGCTCCTTCGGGCTCGTCGCGCAGGTTCGCGTCGGCGAACGGCGTGCCCTGCACGGTGGAGGCGGGATCGGCCACGGCGATGCCGTGGCCGACCAAGGCAGCGATCGCGGCCGCGGCGGACGCAGTGGCAATGATGATCTGTCGCTTCATGCTGTCCACGGTCGCCGGCTACCAGCGCAAGAGAAAGATCAATTGACCCCAGCATGGTGCGCAATTTGGACGCTCTGGGGACACGATGAGCGTCTGGTCTTGCCACGTCTCAGCAGTGTGCGATGCCTGGTGAGTAGCCGTCCGCTGCGACCGGCGGAGTGTCGACCCAGAAGTCGTAGATCCAGCGGCCGTTGCTGAGCTTGTCCCAGGTCCGAAACTGCTGAGTGCGGTTGGATGGGTTGTAGTTCGTGCCGTCCCAATCTCCGTTGTTGATCTGGCAAACGATCTCCAGTACGTCGCCAGGCCATCGGGATGCGACCGCAGTGGCACCGGTGTTTGGTGCGACGC
This genomic interval carries:
- a CDS encoding WD40 repeat domain-containing protein → MRIPDATPIVVTAMLGHRSQCLSVAEGTVRLWDPSKGPSSGTMFAPQTSFGGPTAVAIADSPDGPLVVGGSAGYGLWRWNQTTGEPIGTPITDWAMRGMPSRLPMAVVAGSPGPVMVVGCDDGYLRSWNAVDGKPTGEPWPVHDQPIWSLAVVDGGGAGPVLVSGAADGLVKAWDPVTRQPVGTPLAKCGIPVAVFSVGPGLVGVASASGNIHVGDLSTGRRVTKSLSTGWQPAPGQPWFPGDVTYAGGLLAAAVVDTVHRWDPLTGEPTGDPIAVGDRVSALTTVHQENGGPMLLAATEDTRVQQFDLVTGRQVAPVVHPHAGNPNRVDVVRIGREQITLVVETRSRIASFDVRTGQLLGVLRRMGWFGVAVAGLADGSTVVVGADEDGIVRVAAPRLTVHDPTPDETPMTIWDVAAVTLPDGRIVIAGAGHDWLVYRWDAATGRSLGEPSAGHPISVKVVAAAVVDGVATLFSGCEAGQVRRWDAATGQPMGEPLASGLDHMSGLTVVRANAGQHILVGFDLDGVVHYWDAGTGELIWSGDQMTPMSHLLHTYQDRSGHTVLVYVITESSVGEGLGRWDVEARRVIPEPLPDGTCAVYNDDDHIMLARCTTDGALIIEPLDQPPSAPASSPSGGPLRCGIGGRGEPSGSPVRSLGRVR
- a CDS encoding SDR family NAD(P)-dependent oxidoreductase, yielding MTTASRRVGLVTGANRGLGYALCRALAQQGKKVYLSGRDAAFVTQAAATLAAEGLPIRPVTFDVTSEASVNTAVDQIMAQHERIDVLIYNAGIVGDAGQKAPHPDFQRVEQIVDTNLMGAWRCVAAAAPYMIAAGYGRIVTISSRLAATTATRCQRGSQLPRRQKRPQHADPGTGCRTRRHRRTRQRRRAPTHPDPHGAPRHRDDHRRGSRHRHRMAGDASRRRAQRGPVDRSPREAVVAGTQRRVFGVVVTVVLVITQ
- a CDS encoding IS6 family transposase, whose amino-acid sequence is MNSSTRPRTCSLPKSAFAGFRFPAEVIVVAVRWYLRFNLSYRDVEELLLERGVEVDHVTVFRWVQRFIPLLADAARFGRHSPSDRWFVDETYVKVHGVWRYVYRAVDQQGQIIDVLVSDRRDAAAARKLFHRALSTLKVTPTEVVTDAAAVYPAVLEELIPSAWHHVERYANNPIEADHSQLKHRLRPMRGLRTDKTAQVIIAGHAFMQNLRRGHYELTADSSSALPVAAAFTELAQAI
- a CDS encoding S1 family peptidase; this translates as MKRQIIIATASAAAAIAALVGHGIAVADPASTVQGTPFADANLRDEPEGAVIGTATAASVYTVTCYRVGDHQVAGAGGTNPYWDRVTDSAGNEAGWIADVWLDTGADINTQVEPCAATNPLGRLHTDTTNTPTTSTSNYAGQLYYAEVGSGITYARGECTTGFAVTGPGDRSYLVTAGHCVLTSGGAVYGKEGGFLNGGVDDSSKFGTFADVDAASDVGLIAAPADPRVADGPTGGRFVKYASGVARDLRVGQSLCASGAVTGVRCGLEIVALQTDYLKFKGMIKVKVPAGTVGACHGDSGGPAFVVDPVQPGLVLAVGTITGGNHSKDDGTCSDSTSEDPQYVYISPIQPALDRWHLALQATGADIVPLPPAGPVIA